tagtatttaaatagttcaatattttattaatatattattattctaaaaattatgTGTCTTTCTAATTCTACTTGAAGAAGGACCAGTTGTGTCGGCAAGCTCTCCTAAtcctataacaacaacagttcGGTCGACAACTTCTCCCAAACCAAAGACAACAAAGGTAACCGTTATTTCGACAACCTCACCGAAGCCTAAGACAACAAAGAAAACCGTTATTTCGACAACCACTCCGAAGCCCAAAACAACAGAAGCTCCAAACGCATATAACCATCCGAAATTTCACTTGGCCAAGCAAAAGGTAAGCTAAAAAAGTTTGTGCAAAGAATAATAACTGAACATTCAGATTTCAGTTGAATTGGTTTGGTGCCACTGTTTACTGCAAGGAGAGAAATTGGAAACTCATCGTTTTGGACTCTGAGAAAATCAGGAAGGAGTTTGAAAGCTATCTTACTAAATACAGTAagccatataattttatttaaatattcttttttattcgAAAGTGTTTAATTGGCGTTTTTGTAGACTTGAGAAAGTATCCCTTCTGGACAGCGGGTAATCAATTGGCCGATATGAAAACTTGGCGTTGGGGTCTGGATGGATCAAAACTCACATATAGTCATTGGGCAAAACATCAACCggataattataaaaatcaacaacattgcataaaattatttgcaaacagTTTAGAATGGGACGATGATACTTGTGAGAGAGctataaattttgtttgcttaaaacattaattttggaATAAATGCAATTGATCTTATATAgacacttattttatttataaacattttattttaatatcaggATGACAGGCTACAGATATTTCTCAAAGTCAGCATGATCTCATTTTATCCATATTTTATCCTTAACAGACATGTTTCGACATGACTCTCTTCTTCTTGACCAGtatagacaacgcttacgcggctatagccgagtccacaacatcgCGTCATTTATTTTTCGTtgtggcagtttggcgccaattggtaataccaagtgaagccagatccttctccacctggtccttccaacggagtggaggtctctctcttcctcggcattcaccagcgggtactgcatcactGCATCGAcc
This portion of the Zeugodacus cucurbitae isolate PBARC_wt_2022May chromosome 3, idZeuCucr1.2, whole genome shotgun sequence genome encodes:
- the LOC105217025 gene encoding C-type lectin galactose-binding isoform, whose translation is MLQSTKLLLLAVIFMVIGGNQLMAKFIGPSISQNFNYTNTKGPVVSASSPNPITTTVRSTTSPKPKTTKVTVISTTSPKPKTTKKTVISTTTPKPKTTEAPNAYNHPKFHLAKQKLNWFGATVYCKERNWKLIVLDSEKIRKEFESYLTKYNLRKYPFWTAGNQLADMKTWRWGLDGSKLTYSHWAKHQPDNYKNQQHCIKLFANSLEWDDDTCERAINFVCLKH